GTCAGAATAATTGGGTGTTCATCAATTGTCAGAATTCGAGCTCTTATTTTGCTTGGATTCCGTTGGTTGGAGATCATAGAAACTTTTTGATGGTCTATTCAAAACAGTCTGTGCTAACAATTCATGCCATTTTGATGAGAAAGTGTTTGCCATTGCTCACCCAAACGAAACAAGACTAAGAGATGCCTTATAATTTTGAGAACATAACCCTTCTTTTATTTAGTATTTGGAAGTCGAGGGGGATTTTTTATTAGTATGGAAGATGTTACTAagtattaatttatttgtatttgatgataatatatatatatatggtttcaTATCAAATCGGAATTAGAATTGACGATTTCAGTTTTATTTCAAATCAATAAAAAAacctctttaaatgatgaatgtatcttttttaatagtttaataataattaCTTGGAGaaatatttagaaaaaaaatatatttaagaataaaaaacagATGGCTTTTGTTCGAATCGAATCGAATCGAATCGTCGTCGATTTCGGAATCGAAACCGTCTAAGATCAGAACCAGAATCGAATCGATTTAGATTTCGAGTGCGGCCGAACCAGAAGAGTCGGTCCTCGACGTACTTGATCGGTACCGCcccatcagaaaaaaaaaacaaaaaaaggaaaaattatttgCGGATTGAATGGGTAATAATTATTTGCGGGACCGCAGATCAACGAGAGAGGTCCCATCTTTTATTCTGATAGAAACGTTCAGTACCGATGAACAGAAGCGATTGCCGACACACACCGTTCTACTGAAGACCGGACAGAACCGGCGTCACTACTTGAATAGACCAAAGGCATTGTTCGCGGTGGTGAAGCCGCCGTCGATGACGAAGTTGTGGCCGCTTACATACCCGGACTCGTCGCTCCCCAGGTAGACTGCGGCGTGTGCCACGTCCTCCGCCCTCAGCACCGGTCCCTTGAGGTTGCTGACCCCGCCGATCCACTCCTCCAAGCGCTCGGCGTCCATGTGGATGAAGTCGCAGGCCAGCGCCGTGGCGTACGCGAAGGGCGAGATGCAGTTCACCCGTATCCCCTGCTGCCCCAGCTCCGCCGCCGCGCTCCTCGTCAGCCCCACCACCGCATGCTTCGACGCGATGTACGCGTGCGGCGCCACCCCTCCGATCACCGACCCCACGCTCCCGTTGTTGATGATGCTCCCCCCGTGCCGCCGTTGCCGCCCGGCCGCGGCCGCCGCCACCATGACACGCGCAGCGTGCTTTATCCCGTTGAACACCCCGGTCACGTTCACGCCCAGCACCCGGTCGAAGTCGGCGATGTCGACGTCCGTGATCCTTGGACGGTTGCGGTCGATGATGGCGGCGTTGTTGAACATGATGTCGAGGCCGCCATACTTGGCGACGGCCAGGTCGACGGCGCTCCCGACATCCTCCTCCTTGGCCACGTCGCAGTGCACGTAGGTGATCACGTCGTCCGTGCCGATGCTGGCCGCGACGGAAAGGCCCAGCTCATCTCGGATGTCAGCGATCACCACCTTCGCTCCATGGTGAACGAAGAGCCTGGCGGTTGCCTCGCCGGCCCCGGCAGCTCCGCCAGTAACGACCGCAACCTTTCCTTCCAGcctgcgcacacacacacacatatactctccatatatatgtatatatatatgtcttatcAACTTGATCTTCTATCTGAGAAGCTTACCTCCTCCCAAGTGTAGCTGCAACCGCGCTGCAATTAGCCATTGGAGATCTTGTTGATGCTGTAGTCATGAAACCCAGAAGCCATGAACCGCTGTATAAGGACGAAGTCGAAGCTGCAGCAGGTATGTTTATTGTACTGGATCTTAATTATGCGCAAGAACCATGTGAAATAAGGGTGAGATGAGTTAGTTCATCATGATTCAGATGATAGGTATCAGTCGGGCTGTACGTCAATCGTTGTTCCGTCTTTATCCCGCAGCAGACACTGTAGACCTAATAAACCCGACGTGTTAAACGACACGCCGTCCAAAACTTAGAATTGTAACCGTACCAGCTAGATTTGACGTGACGTGACGTCAGGGCCGAAATTGTGGGCTGGGCCGCATGGTTGAGAGAGTCGGATGCAACGGATGAAATCTAGACCGGGCTTCGGTCGGGCTCGCGGGTTAAGTGGCTTTCGTAACAGCTAGATTTGACGTGACGGTGACGTGACGTCGGCGGGAAAATTGTGGGCTGGGCCGCATGGGTGAGAGAGTCGGATGCAACGGATGAAATATAGACCGGGCTTGATTCGGGCTCGGGGGGTTAAGGGCGATAGATTACCGGTCCGATCGAATGGGGGCGATTAGGTCAACAAATGGATTCGAGTCCGGCTGGCCTTTACGGAAGAAAGAGGAACGACACCGTCGGATGTATGTCATGATTCGTGCGACCCACCTGATGCACTTATATTAATACaacatgaaagagagagagagagagagagagagagagagagagagggggggtggggggagagTCACAGAAGCCAAAATGTACAGAAATCATCAGGAAGACGCAGACCTGCAAGATTAAGTGGAAAAAAGCAGGAGAAGAGTACCGAGTCACAGGCAGTGAGGGAGTGGAGGGAAATGTGGAGTTGGCTTCAAGATGGGGATTCTGCAGCAGGAAAGGTGGTGTTAAGCGTGAAGGTTAAGGGGAAATGAGATGGGggggatggagagagagagagaaaaggtggGGAAGGCACAAGATGTCTGCTTGCGGGAACAGATCTTAACTCAGCAGTAGGATTATAAGTCATAGCTGAGCACTTGGGGTAGAggaaaagttgggtcaagtactGGAGCATCTGCAAAAAAATGGTAGAGGTGTATCTGACTCCACAGAACTTGCACCAGCTTAAGACAAAACAAATGGCTTGCAACACCCAGAAAACCCTGACTCTTATGGGGCAGATGCCACCAATAAGATGACCGCAGTACAGGAGTTAACCAGACCCAACCATCTCTCACATGGAAAGTGATTACCTGAGCCCTCAGTGGATGTTTGACAAGATGCCACAGTCACaccctctctctcgctctctctctctctctctctctctctctctcacacacacacttcTCAAGCTCCACACACAACCTGCTTGATCATTGCTCATCACCTCATCTACTTTGAGCTCCCTCCCTTCATTTTCTTTTCCTCAGAATTAAGAACAGTGAATGATTATTTCTTCGTAAGAGTCTATAAATTCCTAAGAATATGTGCTACAGCTTCAGTGTGCACACCCTCTAAGCTCTTGTTCTTTTGCATAGCCTTGTAGTCATTAGGAACATGTCCATGAACCCAATGtcacagcaacagcagcagcagcagcagcagcatcaccATGGAACATGGCCTCGGGAGCCAGCCATGCACCTCTACCACCACCCCTGCCAACTGGAGCAGAGAGAAGGCCACCATGAGAGGGAGCAGATGTTTGAGAAGTGTCTCACTCCCAGTGACGTGGGGAAGCTCAACAGGCTGGTGATACCCAAACAGCACGCCGAGAAGTACTTCCCCCTCGACGGCAACTCGGGCGAGAAAGACCTGGCGCTGAGCTTCGAGGACGAGACCGGCAAGCCGTGGCGGTTTCGCTACTCCTACTGGAGCAGCAGCCAGAGCTACGTGCTGACCAAAGGCTGGAGCCGCTTCGTCAAGGAGAAGAAGCTCGACGCAGGCGACGTCGTCCTCTTCCAGCGTCCACGAGGCGGCGGCGACCGCCTCTACATCGGGTGCAGGCGCCAAGGTGCAAACGAGACCCCGTCACCGGCTCGCACCGCCACCGGGCTCAACGAGAAAGCGCCGTGGAGCCGAGTGCACCGCACGGCCGCAGGGCCTCATCCAGTGAGCCCGAGCGGCGCCTGCTCACGTCAGGCTCCGGTGCAACAGGACGGCCTTCGTCATGCAGGTAGACGATCCTTGCGACCTTGTGACGTCAGATAACTCGCTAGCTAGTCTTCTCAGGGCTGTGTTCATCTGCAGGAGAGACGAGGCAAGCCGCAGCGGAGAACACAGCAGTAGCACCTGGGGGCAAAGCAAAGCGACTGAGATTATTCGGCGTGAACTTGGAGTGCGGCCCGGCCTCCGACCGCCGGCCTTTGCATTCCGCCTCATGGTTATGAGGCTCGCGGCAGTGCTTGCCAACCGGCCAATGCCTCCTCCATCCATCCACGATGTGTTAGTAGTGGAGGCTAAGCTGTTAGAACTGTTTTGGGAAGATAGAATTAGCTGCATGCTACCTGTGCCTCTAAATCTCCTGTTTTGCATGCTAACAGTAGGTAACTGCAGTTCCCCTTGTGTGCAACGGAGGAAAGCGATGtaagataaaaaaagaaagggaggatctGCGGCCATGCTTTCAAATCCCACCTACCAAGCTCCCCTCTCCTGGAGGAGCTTTTGATTTGACCTGTGTTTGATTTGATTTGGGAAGGACCCAAACTCCGGAGTTCGGGAGGGAAGACGAGCTTCCTGGTTTTCCGGGCAATCTCCCCTTGCAGTCTTTATTATCTACCAGAGATTCCACTGCTACTCCCCGTGGGGGTGTGGGTGGGGGTGGCGGTGGGAAAGTCTCCTGGAAACAGTAGTCGACGAGGCACTGTAATTGTTTTGAATGAACAGGTGATAGTGATCAATCTTTCATCGAGCTCTTAAATCTTTCTCTCCGAGTCTACTGTAGATGTAATGACACAGGGAAAGTGAGTAGGCACATACATGAATGGTGCCAACGAAACGACAGGCGGTGGGAAAGTCTCCTCCTGGAAACAGTAGTCGACGAGGCACTGTGATTTGTTTTGAATGTTCGAACAGGTGATAGTGATCAATCTTTCATCGAGCTCTTAAATCTTTCTCTCCGGTCTACCGTAGATGTAATGACACAGGGAAAGTGAGTAGGCACATACATGAATGGTGCCAACGAAACGACAGGCGGTGGGAAAGTCCCCTCCTGGAAACAGTAGTCGACGAGGCACTGTAATTTGTTTTGAATGTTCGAACAGGTGATAGTGAGTGATCAATCTTTCATCGAGCTCTTGAGCCATCTCCCGGTATACTGTAGCTGTAATGACACAGGGTAGGCACATGAATGATGCCAACGAAACGACAGGTGGGTGGGACTTGAGATGAAAGATAGGCACTTTCCGGCCTTCCTTTTATTACCGGGGGGAGGGGGTGCGGGAGGGGGGCACCTGCGAGTGAGAAACGATACGTACATATCACCATTTTCTTATTATGGCCAGGGTGGGTTCCATCAatccaagaaagaaaaaaaaaaaaattgtaaagatGCTATGTCTGGTGCCTCTCTATCTGTGTTGGTAATAATTTAAGCTGTCGCTGTCTTTTTCAgcaaacatctcaagaagaaaTTTTTGGTGAGAAGAGGTACAAAAGCTGTCTCATCGGAAACTCCAaaactatataaatattaataacacCACTGTTCAACCGATACATATATATGCGTACACCTACTTACGAGTGTGGAATTagcaatatattattttatcggAAGCACCACTGTTATAATTGTCTGGACTTGGATCCTTCTTCAACGATAGCATTTCTCCTGCACCCAGACATCCGGATGGGTGGCAGGATGCTTATGCGAATCATCAGTCGACAGAATTATTATGCACTCACTAAGCTTTTTTTTTAACACACATCAGGATGAGTAGCTTTGGTTACGTAAGATATAAAACAGACCCATAACAAACCAATTGATTCGGTCGTTGAGGATCAATATTTACCGGTCTGACTGCCAATCAGACCAACTCGCCATGCGACCGTCCGCTCCGGTACTGCttctttcctttattatttttttttacctttccacttcttcctcttcttcttcggacgTATTCCCCCCTCCCCTATGTCAAAATAGGACGAATCCATACCATTCGACCATGGACCAGTATGAACGTGACAAACCTAGCAAAGgaccatataaaaaaaatttaggacATGTTACCCGCTTCTGCAAGCATAGAAAAAAAACCATTAACGTTTTACTCAAGGAAAGCAAATTATTAGTGTTCTTTTATGCCAACTTGCTGCAGAGTCACCAGAAGGAGaatctgatagaagataagattttcccaggaaatctctctattctgtttattctgttaaggaaaatccttcctcctaatatgtataaataggagagggaacatattaatatattcaagcaaagc
The window above is part of the Musa acuminata AAA Group cultivar baxijiao chromosome BXJ2-6, Cavendish_Baxijiao_AAA, whole genome shotgun sequence genome. Proteins encoded here:
- the LOC135613563 gene encoding B3 domain-containing protein Os11g0156000-like, yielding MSMNPMSQQQQQQQQQHHHGTWPREPAMHLYHHPCQLEQREGHHEREQMFEKCLTPSDVGKLNRLVIPKQHAEKYFPLDGNSGEKDLALSFEDETGKPWRFRYSYWSSSQSYVLTKGWSRFVKEKKLDAGDVVLFQRPRGGGDRLYIGCRRQGANETPSPARTATGLNEKAPWSRVHRTAAGPHPVSPSGACSRQAPVQQDGLRHAGETRQAAAENTAVAPGGKAKRLRLFGVNLECGPASDRRPLHSASWL
- the LOC103987698 gene encoding secoisolariciresinol dehydrogenase-like, with protein sequence MTTASTRSPMANCSAVAATLGRRLEGKVAVVTGGAAGAGEATARLFVHHGAKVVIADIRDELGLSVAASIGTDDVITYVHCDVAKEEDVGSAVDLAVAKYGGLDIMFNNAAIIDRNRPRITDVDIADFDRVLGVNVTGVFNGIKHAARVMVAAAAAGRQRRHGGSIINNGSVGSVIGGVAPHAYIASKHAVVGLTRSAAAELGQQGIRVNCISPFAYATALACDFIHMDAERLEEWIGGVSNLKGPVLRAEDVAHAAVYLGSDESGYVSGHNFVIDGGFTTANNAFGLFK